The sequence below is a genomic window from Paramisgurnus dabryanus chromosome 4, PD_genome_1.1, whole genome shotgun sequence.
ATACAGTATTTTAATTGTATAATCAATAAACAAGACAAGAATCACTTGCATATTACATCAAATAGTATAACAATTTGTTGCACAAATATATAACAAACAGGTCCTAAGTCTTAAGTTATTGAATTTGATGCAATAATATATGGTGCTGGCCTCctatttattcataaatatgtataATAAGCTTAAAATGTACCTctagtaatatatatatatatatatatttgtttatatttttaatatatataatttaagttTTAAGGAATGTGAGCTCCATCTAGCTGTGATGGAGAGGAGCGCGCGCACCCCGCTGTATGATTAAACGTGTTTAGTTCGGAGGCGCTTTGAAGGCGTGGTTTTATCTCACCGACACGCGACTCGCATCCTTTCATTGATAATCCGTCGAGTGCACTACCTAGTGTACGAACAGCGTGTCCGTGGCGCATTAATAAAAGGGAAAATGATGTGAGACGGACGCGCACGCACCAGGTAGGAATTTATACGCTGCTGTTCTTATCCGCAGGTCGTACAGGAATACGCCAGGGTGATGAATTTGCCAACAAGGTCAAGTTTTTATATAGGAGTCGAGTCATGGGTTTGTATATGAACAGCTTTTCATTCTgcaagtttttttattaatagcACAATCATTTGAAATGCATCTGCTTTTCTTATCATTGTCTAAAATAATGGCAAATATAATTGGCACACGTTCTGATTTTAACCAAAATCATATTGTACTGCATGCATATATATAATATTGCATGCATAATATTGCAGTCAAATGATTTCCAACACTGCAACAAGCGCTAGAAATCaattttaattgaataatattgcATGTTGCTGTTTTGACTTTGTCCGTCATTTCTGtcctatgtgtgtgtgtatgaaagGGATCACAACCCAGTTTAAAAAACACCGTGTCTATTCCTAAAGGATTGCATGCATGCATTGCAAGTTGTCTTATTTCCACCTTTACTCAGTACGCATGACTTTATTTGATTATTAGAATTGATTATTTTTATAGAGTCATTACTGTAGGAAGCCCCGATAATAAAGATGCATAAAAGCGTGTTCTCGTGGCATATGTCGGCATGTATAAATGAACGTGTAGGCTAATATAAGACGCTTGAACTTCATATTATTGCATATTTTGTTCCCAATTCTTCATATCAGTTGTGATTTAGGACAACGTAATTGACTTTCATGGTTTTGGCAGGCAATTAAAGTGAATATTTCCGCAGTGGGCACTGCATCACCCTGTTTTCAGTCTATCGTGCATGCTGGGTGATCTACTGTGGCATTGATCTTTTTTTGCTATGATAGTAACAAATGTAATGTGGTGCATAGTCTAGTACCTGTAGCAAATATATGCTTGTGTTGATGCACAATGTTATTAATGCAGCATCCCATGTGATCCTTAAGACATCTGTATTGCGTGCCTTTATAGCTTTATAGCTTAGAAAAAACTAACATTGCTTGGTGTCAGTGAAGCAGATTTGTAGTTGACTATACAGATTATGTAAGTATGAATGTCATCATATAAAAATGGttaaacatacatacatatcaCTGTAGATAAATTGTATTGCTTTGTGGAAAATCTTGGTAACACTTtccaataaggttgtatttgttaacattagtaaatgcattgaGTTAACGATAAGCAATATAGGTTACAGCATTTATAAATCTTCCTTATTGCTATTAATGCCAATGTTAATTCATTGtgcattcattcattttaacagatacaactttttatttggatttgtattagtaaatgctgaaattaacatgaactaagatttataaatgctttaaaagtATTGTTCAGTCattgttaatgcattaactaatgttaacaaatacaatctgattataaagtgttacagaAATCTTGCACATGGTCCAAATATTATTAGTTATCATTAGTTAAAGTGCATGCATATGCAATGCATTTCTAGGATATTTGCTTTTATAAGATAGTTTTAGCTTTTAAGTAGttaaaagattaatcgcgattaattgcatataaagtaaaagtttgtgtttgcataatatatttgtgtgtatgagtgtgtgtttatttatatatagaaAATAATTACACCCAGTGcatacacatatattatgcaaaaacaaacttttattttgtatgcgattaatcgcaattaatcttttgacagccctagtattaAGGCAAAAACCCATACTTTCAGAGCCCACAATTCATAAACTAATGGAATTTTGAGAATTGTATGCCAAATATGGTGTGCCagtgttatttttattaaattaatttaatacagacAAACtaggttatttaaaaatgtgcattGTTTTAATGACATTGTAAAGGTCACTGATTGCTGTAATAGTTCATGAATATATGCCATGTAGCTGGGGTCTGATTGTAATATGATAATGTACAGAATTGTTTCCAACCATTGcctttttatttgttaatataatttacaattaaatcatatatatatctacatttatttgttttttgtgcTTGCAAAGTTTGCAGTGTATTTGTCAAATCATCTGAGGTGGGCAGAATAACGGATGTTTGAGTGTTTCGTTTGATATCCTATATCTGTTGACTCACAGCAATGGATCACACTATAAGGAGTAAGGATATGCGATGGATTTGCTTTTCACATTAGTTTCATTTTATCGGAGCAAATGCTTTGTAATCAACTTCCCAATGAGCTGTCTTGTACAGACAATGTCAgttataaataacatttattctGCATCACTGAAACACAATCCTGTTTACACCTGCTTCTGTTTCTACATTACTGCTTTGCTTTTACAGATGGGTCCTCATGAGGTTTATTAAAATGAAAGCAACTATATTCTGTTTTATCTAAAGTTATTTTTATCTCTTTGTTTTAGGGAAGCCTTTGATTGGCAAGAATTGGGATTTCATGGGAAGCAGCTTAAGGAATATTTTGATCACATAAAAAGGGATACATCATGGAAAACGTACCAAACACCAAAAGGACTGTGACTGTCCAAATGATACCACAGCTAGCCAGTATAGATTCACTGGGCAATAAGGAGTTAAATGCTAACTGGGACACTGAGCCAAAGTTAAGCATGAACCAGGATTGCTCTTCTGGCCAAAACGTGAAATCAGATCAGGATAATATGCACCTTAAGTCCTCTGTCAAAGTTCTGGGAGGAAAAAACACTTCATCCATTGGCAGCGAAGATCAAAGGCAAACTCAAAGTTGTCTCCCGAACATGAAGACATCTGAGAATTGTGCCAGGAGCGCTGAAGATAGAAATAAAGATACGTACTCAAATTCAGAAACGTTATCTGTCCAATGTGTGAAAAAACAGACTTCTGTTACGTCTAACATCGACAAGGAGCAAAATGGTAATAGCACAATGAATGCACTTGAGAAAGAGCCCGAAGCACAAAGCAGAACCTCTGCAGTTGGAGAATATAGTGCAATTAAAGAGACGGTACATGATCAAAAGCCAAGCCAGGCTATTCACCATAACCCTTCCGACTCTATTGGGGTTTCCTGTCAAAAGGATTTATCTCCCAGCACCAACGACACAAACAAAGAAATGGTTTTATCTGAATCAAAAGAATCGAGTTTCACCACCAGCGTATCCCAAACATCCATCATCAGCAGTATCCAGTTAGAGCAGGTCCATATGGGATCAAACATCAATTCTCCGAAAAACAAAAACCTTGCTGGAGCTACAGACACAACTGCTTGTGATAAAGCATGTGAACCTACGTGCAACAATAAGAAACCCCTGACAAATATGCAGACACCACAACCACAAGAACCACAGCATATTCCTGTTAAGGAGGATAGCAGTAGCATCAAGGGCACGACAAAGGATTTTAAACCATCAGGAATGACTCTCTTTGGGCAGCCATTGGCTTCTTCAAGCAGCGACGCAGCTATTCCCGATAGCTCAAGTCACCACACGGAGGTGATTAATGGAGAAGTCCAAACACCGGTAGCTCCTTCTGGAGAACAGAAGCAGGTCCAAAGCAAACTCTATAGTGAAGCCTCCACCATGACTTCTGCAGCTGAGTTCGACAACCAGCCAAAAACTCAATGCCAAGACGTGGAAGTACAAGCGGTGGCTACGGTCCGTAGTCAGTCTACAACCACTAGCCCTAGTCTTCTGTCTTTGCAACTCCATCAGAGGCCAGCTTGTTTGCTCCCCAAGGATGCTGATGAAAGCCTAGCAGTAGTTGTCGAGGTGGAAACCACAGATCGTCCCTCCCGTACCTTCTCAGAAGTGCATTCGACCGCACCATCTGTCGTGTCATCCAGCAAGGTCCTGCTTGAGAAGCCCCCACAAACTGGCACTGTGATGGTGCATGTAGATGCCGACCTTCAGCAGGAATCAAAGCTTGGGGAGGAGCCTAAAGACCTTGGGGCATCTGTACACAATTCCCAAAGCGGATTCTTACCTCTTCAACCAGTTTATCAGATTAATATAGAGACCCAACATAAGGACACTAACCACCAACCTGCAGTCACGGCAACTGGCCCGGGTGGAGTGCAGGATCCCGTCACAACATCTAAACAGAATCTGCCTGCATCAAAATCTCCTCTTGCACAATCCAAGACAGATGCGCCTTTGGCAAAACCTCCAACTAACATTACAATGGACACTCCTCCGACATCAAGCTCCACGCCGCAAAGCAAGAAGATCGAAAGACGACAGCATGGAGCTTCTGAAAAAGACAAGGAGGAAGAGAAGCAAAAGGAAAAGAGCGTGCACGATGTGGTGTGGGACGAGCAAGGTATGACATGGGAGGTTTATGGAGCGTCGGTAGATCTTGAATCACTTGGCTTTGCCATTCAAAGTCATCTCCAGTGCAAAATCAAAGAGCATGAAAAGAAGATCTTAGTCCAGACGGCTCTCCGAAAATCTTTGTCTTCACCTCCCGGCAAGAAGACAAAAAGGAGGCAGGTTAGCATCAACTTCAGGTCAATGTTTCAAAATCTCCGCCGACCCAACTGTTGTACACGCCCGGCAGTACAAGAGTGAAGGGCTTCTGGTTTGTTGATAGGTCAGTGTGATCAAACCAAATTCTAAGAGACtgtgcaaagcatgctgggagatttctctgaagattttgttaaatatatagAAACTAATGGTGGTCTAATGGTGATTTGATTGTTTTGTGGAAAACCGTAAacttaaagaaaatatttttagagaAATACGAGATTATTAACAGTGATAGTAAAGCTATAGCaatgtttaaagtgaaatcgCAATAAATATAATTACAATGGTAATGATAATATGTAGTAATGTAACATGCATGTATATTAGATCAGAATGGCAGTCTTAAGCCCGAAGTATAGTCTTTTTTTTATGTGTCGAAGGCACaaccttgcaaagtatagtttatttgacttgtaGTGTACACAGACGTTCGAAAATGCAATACATCTCCTgagctacatactacattctacTGTAGTCGCATGCACAACCTGCGCATACAGTTTCAAAAATCCGTCTGTGTCTCGAGCACTGTACGTGGACCATCGCGTACAGGTAAAAAATGGACAATACTTCGGCCTTTATACAGTAACTACCCATTGTGGGATCCAATATTATGCACTGTACTGATGAGCAGATGTATGCATATAACtttttacagatttttgttTAAGTTAAATATCTTTTGTAACTCTCATAGATAGGTTTGgtaaatatttgttttgcataccatattttttaatttactcCCAATACTGAACTTGATCGAAATCTTTGAATTTTATTTTTCGAAAATCTTCACGTGCTTGTTGTCAAACTTGTTGTAAAATGAGCCTGTTTCTGTCCAAGGATTTGTCTTTGATGGTGGTATTATATAATATGATTTTATATTAAAGCTACAAAGTATTTGAGTCATGAACGATATTGTCTCCCATAATTTTTAATGCTTTGTCTATAAATCTGTCTCTCTAGGAAATCTCTCACGAgaaatcgtacatattttacgagttgacAAATTCGTATCAATTCATACGAAGTGAATCGTGCAAAATTGTATgattttcatgaaaaaaaaacaacaacgaaacTTAACCTCGCACCTAACCCCAaagtcacaggggtcaaggcaaatcgtaccaaaacttACGAAAGTGGCCTGGTCGTATGAATTGATACTAATTAGCCAATTCTTGAAATATGAACGAATTctcatgagatagcgttggaaCTTCTGAAAGCATTTCACAACAATTTTTACCATCTGTTATCTGTCGCTAGCATTTTGTTAATAATATCTTGCATATCTGCCAAAACAGCGTTGAGGCTA
It includes:
- the gprin3b gene encoding uncharacterized protein gprin3b, encoding MENVPNTKRTVTVQMIPQLASIDSLGNKELNANWDTEPKLSMNQDCSSGQNVKSDQDNMHLKSSVKVLGGKNTSSIGSEDQRQTQSCLPNMKTSENCARSAEDRNKDTYSNSETLSVQCVKKQTSVTSNIDKEQNGNSTMNALEKEPEAQSRTSAVGEYSAIKETVHDQKPSQAIHHNPSDSIGVSCQKDLSPSTNDTNKEMVLSESKESSFTTSVSQTSIISSIQLEQVHMGSNINSPKNKNLAGATDTTACDKACEPTCNNKKPLTNMQTPQPQEPQHIPVKEDSSSIKGTTKDFKPSGMTLFGQPLASSSSDAAIPDSSSHHTEVINGEVQTPVAPSGEQKQVQSKLYSEASTMTSAAEFDNQPKTQCQDVEVQAVATVRSQSTTTSPSLLSLQLHQRPACLLPKDADESLAVVVEVETTDRPSRTFSEVHSTAPSVVSSSKVLLEKPPQTGTVMVHVDADLQQESKLGEEPKDLGASVHNSQSGFLPLQPVYQINIETQHKDTNHQPAVTATGPGGVQDPVTTSKQNLPASKSPLAQSKTDAPLAKPPTNITMDTPPTSSSTPQSKKIERRQHGASEKDKEEEKQKEKSVHDVVWDEQGMTWEVYGASVDLESLGFAIQSHLQCKIKEHEKKILVQTALRKSLSSPPGKKTKRRQVSINFRSMFQNLRRPNCCTRPAVQE